TCCGTTTTGTGATGCTGGCGAATCTTTCCGTCGGATACGCGTTCAGCGCGAAGATATTCGTATTCTTCGGTATCGTTTCTATCGTGATAGCGGGCGCTTTTATACTTGTGCAAAAGGATTTGAAAAGACTGCTTGCGTATTCGACCGTTGAAAATATAGGGCTGGTGTCTCTGGCTCTCGGTCTTGGCCCATGTGGCGGCATATTCGCAGGCCTTCTCCAGGCATTTAATCACGCGGTTACCAAAGCGCTCATGTTCTTCTGCGCCGGAGAGGCGGTGCGCGCATACCATGGCAATAGCATGAGCCGGATGCAGGGGATGATCAAGGTCGCGCCTTTTGCCGGGACGGCGATGTTCTTGGGTCTGTTCGCGTTGGTCGGCATGCCGCCTTTTTCCATATTTGTAAGCAAATTGATGATCCTGATATCTGTTTTTAACGGAAAACATTATCTTCTGGCCGCGATTATACTCGCTTTTATCGCCATGGCATTCGCGGGACTTCTGCATCATATAAGTAAAGTTGTTTTGGGGAACAAGCCCAATGCGGCGCAGGTCCGGAAAGAGCCGCTTAGCGCCAAGATAGCGCTGGTGTTTTTAGGTATCTTTATATTATGGTTCGGGTTGAATATTCCGAAGCCGTTTTTTGACCTGCTCGTAAGTTGCGAGCGTCTGATATTAGGAACGTAAGATGAATACCCAAGATTATATAAAGAACATTCTGGATTCCGCGAATATCAAGACGTCCGGGTTTGATATGTTGCGCCGGGACGAGTTGTATCTTACCGTTTCCGCCGCGGATTTTGCCGGAACATGCAGTCTCATGCATAAGAAGCTCGATTCTCCGGTGATGACATTTTTTGCCGAGGACCTGCGCGAGGCTTCGGGCGTCTTCGCGCTTTATTGCGGTTTCTTAAGCCTGCAGACGCGTTCCTGGATATTCGTCCGGCAGAATATCGCGCAGGATGATCCGGCGTTCGATTCGCTTGCGAAGAATATTTATTCCGCCAGCCTGTTTGAGCGCGAGATAAAAGAGATGTTCGGGATAATGCCATCGGGCAACCCCGACTTAAGAAGGCTTAAGCTTCACGACGAGGTCTGGCCCGAAGGATATTACCCGCTTCGTAAAGATTTTATCGCGCCGCGCGATCTCCCCGCACCTGGTCCGGCGTATAGATTTAAACGCGTAGAAGGGGAAGGCATATTCGAGATTCCAGTCGGGCCGGTGCATGCCGGTATTATAGGGCCGGGCCATTTCAGGTTCAGCTCGGCGGGGGAACCGATAGTAAATCTGGAGTTGCGGCTCGGGTGGACGCATAGAGGCATCGAGAAGCTTCTCGAAGGTATGGATACCTCGGAGGCGGTAAAGATATTTGAACGCGTAAGCGGCGACACGGCATTTGGCTACAGCCTCGCTTTCTGCCGTTCCGCGGAAAAGATATTTGGCATAGACGTTCCTGTAAGGGCGCAACTGCTTCGCGTGATATACCTGGAGCTCGAACGTTTGTATAATCACGCAAACGACATGGGCGGCATCGCCCTCGATGTAGGTTTCAGTTTCCCCGCGCAATTCGCGAGCCTGATAAAAGAATCGATACTCCAGCTCAATCAGAAAATATCCGCTTCCCGATATCTTAAAGGTATTAACGCAGTCGGGGGGATTTTACAGGATATCGATAAAAATAAAGCCGTAATTATCCGCGAGGCGCTTGGGAAGATAGAAAAAGATATCTGTTCTCTGGAAGATATGCTTTTAACGAGCGTCTCTTTTATGGATCGTGTCGACGCGACGGGGATTTTGCGCGCCAATACAGCCCGCGACCTCGGCATAACTGGTGTAGCCGCGCGCGCAAGCGGCATTGCGCTGGATTTGAGAAAGGCCTTGCCGGGTATTTACGATACCCTATCTTTCGCCGCGGCGAAAGAGCATGCGGGCGATGTCGCTTCGCGCCTTAGGGTAAGAATCGCCGAATCGAAAGAGTCGTTTAGCCTTATTAGCCAATCCTTGGAAAAACTCAGTTCATGCAGTCCGGAAATCAAAGCTACGGGGCAAGTGAAGGAAGGGATTGCATTCGGCTATGTCGAGGCATGGCGCGGAGCTGTACTGGTCTGGATGAGGTTGGATCGCGACGGTAAGATAGCCAGATGCAAGATCGTGGATCCTTCTTTTCATAACTGGGACGCTCTCTCGTTTGCCGTTTTGGGAAACATTATTCCCGATTTTCCTTTATGCAATAAAAGTTTCGATCTATCATACGCGGGTAATGACCTATGAACTTTAGAATATTTAAAAGTAGCATCGAAAAGGGCAGAGTTACGTTAAAACTCGACGAGGCCGGTATTGTCGCACTGCCCGAAATCGAAAATATCGGCCGGGATCTTAAAAGAGCTATTCACGCGAAGTTCGGCAGGTCGTTTCACATCCGCGAAGTCGATACCGGTTCATGCGGCGCATGCGAATCGGAGATAATCGCGTGCTCTAATCCTTTGTACGACATACAACGCTTCGGCATAGATTTCGTGGCCTCTCCACGCCACGCGGACGCGCTTCTTGTTACCGGGCCCGTTTCTAAGAACATGATCCTTGCCCTGAAGAAAACATATGAGGCGATGCCTGAGCCGAAATTTGTGATTGCCCTGGGAGATTGTGCCAAGGACGGAGGGGCATTCAAAGGATCTTATTATACCCGCGACGGTGTAGAAAATATCCTGCCTGTTATTTTGCACATCCCTGGATGCCCACCGGATCCATTAACGATAATGCGTTCACTCCTGAGTTTTATGCACGATTTTCCTTGTCGCCGGGCATAAAATACAGCTATAATAGGCGCTGATGAAACCAACCCCGCAGGAACGCCTTATACTTTCGTTTGCGGCCGTTTCAAATTTGTCGGCCATCCTGACTTTTATAGCGGGATGCATCGGCATATTTATAAATACTCCCGTCGTAAGGAACGCGATCCCGGGACTCGTTACGATGAAGGTCAATACCGCATTATGCTTTATACTCGCCGGTCTTTCATTATGGCTGATTCAGATAAGCCGCAATACCAGGACGAACAGACTGATAGCGCTATGTTGTATTTCGTTGATTGCCGTGATAGCCGGCCTTACGTTTTTTGAATATATCTCCGGTATAGATATAGGCATTGATCAATTACTGATCCATGTAAATATCCCCTCGGATTTCACCGTCAACCCCGTTCGTATGGCATTGAGTACGGTGATAACTTTTTTTCTCGTATGTTATGCCATGTTTTTAATAATATCAAAAGAGGGCCGCGGTCATTATCTGTACCAGGTTCCGGCAATTTTTGGTATGTTGATTGCCTCGGCCGTGTTATTGGGGTACCTTTATAACGTGCCGCTTCTTTATCATTTCCCGCGCGGGAATCCGGTGATGGCATTCCATACTTCCATAGCATTTTTTATAATGTTTCCCGGAGTTATTTTTGCCCGGCCGGATACGGGGCTGATTAGTATAGTTACACGGTATAGCGCAGGAGGTCTTGTGGCCCGGAGCCTGACGCCTATCGCTATTATCGTGCCGCCGATTTTCGGTATGGCTAAGCTATTGGCCGAAAAAAGAGGTGTCATAAACAACGAGATCGGCATATCGCTGGTGGCTACAGCCAATGCGGCAGTAATAAGCGCATTTATAATATGGTTTGCGGCTTTTATAGATAAGACGGAATTAAAGCACAAAATTTTAAGAGATAAGCAAGAGAGAGAGTCGCTTTTTTTTACGACTATATTTGATAATACGCCCAATGCCGTATATATTTACGACATGACCGGAAAATTTATCGAGGCCAATCCCGCCGCCTGCAATTTATTGGGATATGAGCACGAAGTATTGCTCAAAATGTCGGCATCGAACGTAGAATCCTCCATAAACACTGCCCTGATATCCGATCGAATCGCGCAAGTAAAAAAGGATGGACGCATCACTTCGGATGTTATTTATAACAAAGGCGACGGGACGATTGTCAGTCTGGAAGTGAACAGTCAAATGGTGGATTTGCGCGGTGAGCAGGTTATCATGAATATAGTGCACGATATTACGCTACGCCGGCGCATTGAAGAGGCGCTAAAAATTAAGATCAGGGAGATGGAAATAATTAATAAGACTACCGTGGATCGTGAATTGAAGATGGTTGAATTAAAGAAAAAGATAAAAGATCTCGAAGGAGAACTAGAAAAGGAGCGGCGTCATGAATAAGAAACCTTTAGTGGTGGTTTTAATCCTGCTTTTTGTAGTTCTTGCCGGCGTTGCTGTATTCCTATTTGCGGGAAAATTATTCGCGCCCAGGGAAGAGGTTATATTAGATCAGACCAGTAATACATTTCTCGTAAAAGGCGATGTAAAGATAAATAAGATAAGCGCGGGAGGCGGTTGGCATAAACTTGAAGCCTCTACGGTTATCGAAAAAGGAGACGTAATAGAGACCGCCGGCGAATCGACGGCCGATATAGTTATAGGCGCCAATACAGATAAGGCGATCAAGATAGGCGAGAAGAGTATCGTGGAATTCGAAGGGATCAACCCGACGTCGCTCAATTTTTCTAAAGGCAAATTACTGGTAAACGTGAAGAGGCTGGAGCCGAAGTCCTCCTTTGTGGTGAAGACACCCACCGCTATATGCGGCGCCAGAGGCACCGGATGGATGGAGGAAGCGTCTCCGGGGATGACGAAAGTATGTGTATTCGACAACTCCGTATTCGTTCGAGAACTTAATGACGCAGGGAAACCGAAGATGGGTAAACGCATTGCCAACCAGGGCACAGAGTTGATCATACAAAAGGGCGTTATCATAAAAGAGGTACCGCTGGGCGAACTCGACGCGCAGGTATGGCAATCCTGGGCGAAGAATGTGGAATACTTAAGAGAAGGCAAAGTCCTGGTGAACGATTTTGACAGGAAAGAAAATTTCAACAACTTAAGCGGGCCGTTCGGATCGTGGAATGTGTTCTTCTCCGACCCCAGTCAGTATTGCAGGGATGAGTTTACGGTATTGGAGAGGGTGGGCGAAAAAGGCTACGCTTTAAAACTTACTTATGATGTCGAGACATCATTCTCAGCCTATAACGGTTTCTTTACAAACCTGATGGGCATAGACATCTCCGGCTACAAGTATCTTGTATTCTCTATAAAAGGGGATAAGATAGCCGGATTTACGACCAGCGTGAATGTTGAGCTTAAGAATATGCGCCAGACGGGCCGCGCGAAGGTTGATGGTATAACGTCGGAATGGAAACGCATAGTGTTGCCGCTAAAGGATTTTGTCGGCATAAATACGTTTAAGGATATGAAGGAAATAGTTGTTGTATTCAGCGATATAGCCGTTACCAAAAAGGTTGGAGTTGTTTATATAGACGACATCTATTTCGCAAAATACGATCCTGACGTTAAAGGTGAGTAATGGATAGTTGCGCGGGAACCATAAAGGTTCCGAGCCGGACAAGTTCGATAAAGAAAGTTTCATCCGGGATACTTGAACAACTTTTGCCGTACAAAGTGAGCGAAGAGCGGCTCTTTGATATAACATTATGTATCGAGGAGGCGGTCAGAAACGCCATTATTCACGGCAATCGTTCCGACCTAAAATTGCAAGTGAAGGTTGATTACAGCATAGACGGTGATAATATCGCTGTGGAAGTAGAGGACGAGGGCGCCGGTTTTCAGCCGGCACGCGTTCCGGATCCTACCGAAGAATGCAATATAACTAAAGAGTCCGGCCGTGGACTGCATCTCATCGTGCGGCTTATGGACCGGGTGGAGTTTAATAAAAGAGGTAACAGGATCAGGATGGAAAAGTCGTTGAGGTAATCGCGTAGTGTAGGAGATAACCGTAGGAGATAACCGCGTAGGTTATTTGAGTTAAATGACTGGCCAACCTACGCGGTTGGCGTGTAGCAGATAACCGCGTAGGTTATCTGAGTTAAATGACTGGCCAACCTACGCGGTTGACAGAGTAATTGGCCAACCTGTGCGGTTGGCGGAGGAGAGGTAAGATGGCGGTAAAAACGGAGACAAGAGGCGAGTTGACGATCTGTTACATAGACGGCGAGATAGATATAGTGCGCAGTCCGGAGATGAAGAAGATTTTTGATAAACTCACCGGGAAGAAGACGCCGAAGATAGTGATAGAGTTGTCGAAGGTTACGTATGTCGATTCATCGGGGCTTGCTACGCTCGTCGGTATATTGAAGAATATGCGTTCTTACGGCGGGAAGATGCGGCTTGCCGCGATGTCGCCGAAAATAAAGAGCCTCTTCGAGATAACTAAATTGGATAAGCTATTCGAGATAATGGCCAGCGAAGAAGAAGCCGTTGCGGGGTTATAGGATGGGTTATAATACTCTGGCGCTTTTTTTCGACACCATATACTGGCTGATCGTCGGTCCGCTGAAGAATAAATTTGTAAAAGCGGACAGTATCTTCAGCCAGATGGTATTCGCCGGTGTCGGCTCGCTTATGATAACGTCTTTCGTCGCATTCTTCACAGGCATAGTCATAGCGATGCAGTCGGCTTATCAGCTCGCGAGGTTTGGCGCTAATATCTATGTCGCTCCGATGGTCGCGGTGGCTCTGGCAAGGGAACTTGCGCCGGTACTGACGGCACTTGTGGTTACAGGGCGCGTTGGCGCGGCAATAGCGGCGGAACTCGGCACGATGAAGGTTACCGAGCAGATAGAGGCGCTCGAGACGATGGCCTTGAATCCTGTCCGGTTTCTCGTCGTTCCGCGGTTTCTTGCGCTTCTGATTATGCTCCCATGCCTTACCGTTCTGGCGGATATCATCGGCATATTCGGCGGCTTTCTGGTGGGTGTATTTAATCTTCATCTCGATCCTTACAGGTACATAACATTCTCATTCAAATATATGCAATGGAAAGACGTTTGGACAGGGCTTGTCAAAAGCGTTGTATTTGCGATAACGATAGCGATGGTTGGATGTCATACGGGATTAAAAACTAAGGGCGGCGCCGAAGGTGTCGGCAAAGCGACGACCATGAGCGTAGTGACAAGTTTTATACTTATAATACTTTTTGACTGCATATTGACAGGGCTATTCTATTTTACGCAAAAATAATATATGGAAAAAGAGATAGTAATAAAAGCAGAAAATGTGGTAAAGAAATTCGGCGACAGAACCGTTCTAAGCGGCGTAAGTCTCGAAGTATATAAAGGCGAGACCTTTGTTATAATGGGCGGCTCCGGTTGCGGCAAGAGCACGTTCCTGCGCCACCTGATAGGAGCGCTAAAACCCGATTCCGGCAAGGTCTATCTCTTGGGTAAAGATTTGAGTATTTTAAAAGAAGACGATCTGGACGGCGTAAAGAAGAAGATAGGGATGTCGTTCCAGTCATCGGCCCTTTTCGATTCGATGACGGTTGGAGAAAATGTCGCGTTGCCGCTTAAAGAACACGCGAAGATAGAGCAGAGCGTTATAGATATAGTGGTAAAGATGAAACTCGAGCTTGTCGGGCTCAGAGGCTTCGAAGATCTTATGCCGAGCCAGATATCAGGCGGCATGCGAAAACGGGTGGGCCTTGCCCGGGCGATAGTGATGGATCCGGAGATAGTATTTTACGACGAGCCGACGGCGGGACTGGATCCGATAGTGGCAGGCGTGATAGATAAGCTTATACTGGATCTATCGCAGAAGCTTTCCATTACGAGCGTTGTCGTTACCCATGACATGAAGAGCGTATTTTCCATAGCGAGCAGAGTTGCCATGTTGTACGAAGGTAGGGTTCTCGAAGTGGGTACGCCGGATGAGATACGCGGGAGTAAAAATCAGATGGTCCAACAGTTCGTCGCGGGCAGTCCGGACGGCCCGATAAAATTTTTCCAGCAGAAAGACGATTATTTAGAGCAGTTGATGAAATAAGGCCAAAGGAGATGAAACGTGAAGATAACCAATGAGATAAAAACAGCCGTTGTTGTGAT
This genomic stretch from Candidatus Omnitrophota bacterium harbors:
- a CDS encoding FecR domain-containing protein produces the protein MNKKPLVVVLILLFVVLAGVAVFLFAGKLFAPREEVILDQTSNTFLVKGDVKINKISAGGGWHKLEASTVIEKGDVIETAGESTADIVIGANTDKAIKIGEKSIVEFEGINPTSLNFSKGKLLVNVKRLEPKSSFVVKTPTAICGARGTGWMEEASPGMTKVCVFDNSVFVRELNDAGKPKMGKRIANQGTELIIQKGVIIKEVPLGELDAQVWQSWAKNVEYLREGKVLVNDFDRKENFNNLSGPFGSWNVFFSDPSQYCRDEFTVLERVGEKGYALKLTYDVETSFSAYNGFFTNLMGIDISGYKYLVFSIKGDKIAGFTTSVNVELKNMRQTGRAKVDGITSEWKRIVLPLKDFVGINTFKDMKEIVVVFSDIAVTKKVGVVYIDDIYFAKYDPDVKGE
- a CDS encoding NADH-quinone oxidoreductase subunit C — encoded protein: MNTQDYIKNILDSANIKTSGFDMLRRDELYLTVSAADFAGTCSLMHKKLDSPVMTFFAEDLREASGVFALYCGFLSLQTRSWIFVRQNIAQDDPAFDSLAKNIYSASLFEREIKEMFGIMPSGNPDLRRLKLHDEVWPEGYYPLRKDFIAPRDLPAPGPAYRFKRVEGEGIFEIPVGPVHAGIIGPGHFRFSSAGEPIVNLELRLGWTHRGIEKLLEGMDTSEAVKIFERVSGDTAFGYSLAFCRSAEKIFGIDVPVRAQLLRVIYLELERLYNHANDMGGIALDVGFSFPAQFASLIKESILQLNQKISASRYLKGINAVGGILQDIDKNKAVIIREALGKIEKDICSLEDMLLTSVSFMDRVDATGILRANTARDLGITGVAARASGIALDLRKALPGIYDTLSFAAAKEHAGDVASRLRVRIAESKESFSLISQSLEKLSSCSPEIKATGQVKEGIAFGYVEAWRGAVLVWMRLDRDGKIARCKIVDPSFHNWDALSFAVLGNIIPDFPLCNKSFDLSYAGNDL
- a CDS encoding ATP-binding protein, which produces MDSCAGTIKVPSRTSSIKKVSSGILEQLLPYKVSEERLFDITLCIEEAVRNAIIHGNRSDLKLQVKVDYSIDGDNIAVEVEDEGAGFQPARVPDPTEECNITKESGRGLHLIVRLMDRVEFNKRGNRIRMEKSLR
- a CDS encoding ABC transporter ATP-binding protein, with the translated sequence MEKEIVIKAENVVKKFGDRTVLSGVSLEVYKGETFVIMGGSGCGKSTFLRHLIGALKPDSGKVYLLGKDLSILKEDDLDGVKKKIGMSFQSSALFDSMTVGENVALPLKEHAKIEQSVIDIVVKMKLELVGLRGFEDLMPSQISGGMRKRVGLARAIVMDPEIVFYDEPTAGLDPIVAGVIDKLILDLSQKLSITSVVVTHDMKSVFSIASRVAMLYEGRVLEVGTPDEIRGSKNQMVQQFVAGSPDGPIKFFQQKDDYLEQLMK
- a CDS encoding NADH-quinone oxidoreductase subunit B family protein; its protein translation is MNFRIFKSSIEKGRVTLKLDEAGIVALPEIENIGRDLKRAIHAKFGRSFHIREVDTGSCGACESEIIACSNPLYDIQRFGIDFVASPRHADALLVTGPVSKNMILALKKTYEAMPEPKFVIALGDCAKDGGAFKGSYYTRDGVENILPVILHIPGCPPDPLTIMRSLLSFMHDFPCRRA
- a CDS encoding PAS domain S-box protein, with the protein product MKPTPQERLILSFAAVSNLSAILTFIAGCIGIFINTPVVRNAIPGLVTMKVNTALCFILAGLSLWLIQISRNTRTNRLIALCCISLIAVIAGLTFFEYISGIDIGIDQLLIHVNIPSDFTVNPVRMALSTVITFFLVCYAMFLIISKEGRGHYLYQVPAIFGMLIASAVLLGYLYNVPLLYHFPRGNPVMAFHTSIAFFIMFPGVIFARPDTGLISIVTRYSAGGLVARSLTPIAIIVPPIFGMAKLLAEKRGVINNEIGISLVATANAAVISAFIIWFAAFIDKTELKHKILRDKQERESLFFTTIFDNTPNAVYIYDMTGKFIEANPAACNLLGYEHEVLLKMSASNVESSINTALISDRIAQVKKDGRITSDVIYNKGDGTIVSLEVNSQMVDLRGEQVIMNIVHDITLRRRIEEALKIKIREMEIINKTTVDRELKMVELKKKIKDLEGELEKERRHE
- a CDS encoding STAS domain-containing protein, with amino-acid sequence MAVKTETRGELTICYIDGEIDIVRSPEMKKIFDKLTGKKTPKIVIELSKVTYVDSSGLATLVGILKNMRSYGGKMRLAAMSPKIKSLFEITKLDKLFEIMASEEEAVAGL
- a CDS encoding ABC transporter permease, encoding MGYNTLALFFDTIYWLIVGPLKNKFVKADSIFSQMVFAGVGSLMITSFVAFFTGIVIAMQSAYQLARFGANIYVAPMVAVALARELAPVLTALVVTGRVGAAIAAELGTMKVTEQIEALETMALNPVRFLVVPRFLALLIMLPCLTVLADIIGIFGGFLVGVFNLHLDPYRYITFSFKYMQWKDVWTGLVKSVVFAITIAMVGCHTGLKTKGGAEGVGKATTMSVVTSFILIILFDCILTGLFYFTQK